NNNNNNNNNNNNNNNNNNNNNNNNNNNNNNNNNNNNNNNNNNNNNNNNNNNNNNNNNNNNNNNNNNNNNNNNNNNNNNNNNNNNNNNNNNNNNNNNNNNNNNNNNNNNNNNNNNNNNNNNNNNNNNNNNNNNNNNNNNNNNNNNNNNNNNNNNNNNNNNNNNNNNNNNNNNNNNNNNNNNNNNNNNNNNNNNNNNNNNNNNNNNNNNNNNNNNNNNNNNNNNNNNNNNNNNNNNNNNNNNNNNNNNNNNNNNNNNNNNNNNNNNNNNNNNNNNNNNNNNNNNNNNNNNNNNNNNNNNNNNNNNNNNNNNNNNNNNNNNNNNNNNNNNNNNNNNNNNNNNNNNNNNNNNNNNNNNNNNNNNNNNNNNNNNNNNNNNNNNNNNNNNNNNNNNNNNNNNNNNNNNNNNNNNNNNNNNNNNNNNNNNNNNNNNNNNNNNNNNNNNNNNNNNNNNNNNNNNNNNNNNNNNNNNNNNNNNNNNNNNNNNNNNNNNNNNNNNNNNNNNNNNNNNNNNNNNNNNNNNNNNNNNNNNNNNNNNNNNNNNNNNNNNNNNNNNNNNNNNNNNNNNNNNNNNNNNNNNNNNNNNNNNNNNNNNNNNNNNNNNNNNNNNNNNNNNNNNNNNNNNNNNNNNNNNNNNNNNNNNNNNNNNNNNNNNNNNNNNNNNNNNNNNNNNNNNNNNNNNNNNNNNNNNNNNNNNNNNNNNNNNNNNNNNNNNNNNNNNNNNNNNNNNNNNNNNNNNNNNNNNNNNNNNNNNNNNNNNNNNNNNNNNNNNNNNNNNNNNNNNNNNNNNNNNNNNNNNNNNNNNNNNNNNNNNNNNNNNNNNNNNNNNNNNNNNNNNNNNNNNNNNNNNNNNNNNNNNNNNNNNNNNNNNNNNNNNNNNNNNNNNNNNNNNNNNNNNNNNNNNNNNNNNNNNNNNNNNNNNNNNNNNNNNNNNNNNNNNNNNNNNNNNNNNNNNNNNNNNNNNNNNNNNNNNNNNNNNNNNNNNNNNNNNNNNNNNNNNNNNNNNNNNNNNNNNNNNNNNNNNNNNNNNNNNNNNNNNNNNNNNNNNNNNNNNNNNNNNNNNNNNNNNNNNNNNNNNNNNNNNNNNNNNNNNNNNNNNNNNNNNNNNNNNNNNNNNNNNNNNNNNNNNNNNNNNNNNNNNNNNNNNNNNNNNNNNNNNNNNNNNNNNNNNNNNNNNNNNNNNNNNNNNNNNNNNNNNNNNNNNNNNNNNNNNNNNNNNNNNNNNNNNNNNNNNNNNNNNNNNNNNNNNNNNNNNNNNNNNNNNNNNNNNNNNNNNNNNNNNNNNNNNNNNNNNNNNNNNNNNNNNNNNNNNNNNNNNNNNNNNNNNNNNNNNNNNNNNNNNNNNNNNNNNNNNNNNNNNNNNNNNNNNNNNNNNNNNNNNNNNNNNNNNNNNNNNNNNNNNNNNNNNNNNNNNNNNNNNNNNNNNNNNNNNNNNNNNNNNNNNNNNNNNNNNNNNNNNNNNNNNNNNNNNNNNNNNNNNNNNNNNNNNNNNNNNNNNNNNNNNNNNNNNNNNNNNNNNNNNNNNNNNNNNNNNNNNNNNNNNNNNNNNNNNNNNNNNNNNNNNNNNNNNNNNNNNNNNNNNNNNNNNNNNNNNNNNNNNNNNNNNNNNNNNNNNNNNNNNNNNNNNNNNNNNNNNNNNNNNNNNNNNNNNNNNNNNNNNNNNNNNNNNNNNNNNNNNNNNNNNNNNNNNNNNNNNNNNNNNNNNNNNNNNNNNNNNNNNNNNNNNNNNNNNNNNNNNNNNNNNNNNNNNNNNNNNNNNNNNNNNNNNNNNNNNNNNNNNNNNNNNNNNNNNNNNNNNNNNNNNNNNNNNNNNNNNNNNNNNNNNNNNNNNNNNNNNNNNNNNNNNNNNNNNNNNNNNNNNNNNNNNNNNNNNNNNNNNNNNNNNNNNNNNNNNNNNNNNNNNNNNNNNNNNNNNNNNNNNNNNNNNNNNNNNNNNNNNNNNNNNNNNNNNNNNNNNNNNNNNNNNNNNNNNNNNNNNNNNNNNNNNNNNNNNNNNNNNNNNNNNNNNNNNNNNNNNNNNNNNNNNNNNNNNNNNNNNNNNNNNNNNNNNNNNNNNNNNNNNNNNNNNNNNNNNNNNNNNNNNNNNNNNNNNNNNNNNNNNNNNNNNNNNNNNNNNNNNNNNNNNNNNNNNNNNNNNNNNNNNNNNNNNNNNNNNNNNNNNNNNNNNNNNNNNNNNNNNNNNNNNNNNNNNNNNNNNNNNNNNNNNNNNNNNNNNNNNNNNNNNNNNNNNNNNNNNNNNNNNNNNNNNNNNNNNNNNNNNNNNNNNNNNNNNNNNNNNNNNNNNNNNNNNNNNNNNNNNNNNNNNNNNNNNNNNNNNNNNNNNNNNNNNNNNNNNNNNNNNNNNNNNNNNNNNNNNNNNNNNNNNNNNNNNNNNNNNNNNNNNNNNNNNNNNNNNNNNNNNNNNNNNNNNNNNNNNNNNNNNNNNNNNNNNNNNNNNNNNNNNNNNNNNNNNNNNNNNNNNNNNNNNNNNNNNNNNNNNNNNNNNNNNNNNNNNNNNNNNNNNNNNNNNNNNNNNNNNNNNNNNNNNNNNNNNNNNNNNNNNNNNNNNNNNNNNNNNNNNNNNNNNNNNNNNNNNNNNNNNNNNNNNNNNNNNNNNNNNNNNNNNNNNNNNNNNNNNNNNNNNNNNNNNNNNNNNNNNNNNNNNNNNNNNNNNNNNNNNNNNNNNNNNNNNNNNNNNNNNNNNNNNNNNNNNNNNNNNNNNNNNNNNNNNNNNNNNNNNNNNNNNNNNNNNNNNNNNNNNNNNNNNNNNNNNNNNNNNNNNNNNNNNNNNNNNNNNNNNNNNNNNNNNNNNNNNNNNNNNNNNNNNNNNNNNNNNNNNNNNNNNNNNNNNNNNNNNNNNNNNNNNNNNNNNNNNNNNNNNNNNNNNNNNNNNNNNNNNNNNNNNNNNNNNNNNNNNNNNNNNNNNNNNNNNNNNNNNNNNNNNNNNNNNNNNNNNNNNNNNNNNNNNNNNNNNNNNNNNNNNNNNNNNNNNNNNNNNNNNNNNNNNNNNNNNNNNNNNNNNNNNNNNNNNNNNNNNNNNNNNNNNNNNNNNNNNNNNNNNNNNNNNNNNNNNNNNNNNNNNNNNNNNNNNNNNNNNNNNNNNNNNNNNNNNNNNNNNNNNNNNNNNNNNNNNNNNNNNNNNNNNNNNNNNNNNNNNNNNNNNNNNNNNNNNNNNNNNNNNNNNNNNNNNNNNNNNNNNNNNNNNNNNNNNNNNNNNNNNNNNNNNNNNNNNNNNNNNNNNNNNNNNNNNNNNNNNNNNNNNNNNNNNNNNNNNNNNNNNNNNNNNNNNNNNNNNNNNNNNNNNNNNNNNNNNNNNNNNNNNNNNNNNNNNNNNNNNNNNNNNNNNNNNNNNNNNNNNNNNNNNNNNNNNNNNNNNNNNNNNNNNNNNNNNNNNNNNNNNNNNNNNNNNNNNNNNNNNNNNNNNNNNNNNNNNNNNNNNNNNNNNNNNNNNNNNNNNNNNNNNNNNNNNNNNNNNNNNNNNNNNNNNNNNNNNNNNNNNNNNNNNNNNNNNNNNNNNNNNNNNNNNNNNNNNNNNNNNNNNNNNNNNNNNNNNNNNNNNNNNNNNNNNNaaaattaattaaatttcaataaatttagttaaattttgacttatgtgacaaaaattttagatattttgattatttttgatatttaggtataaaactaaatgaaatattcaaaattataatcatattttgggataattgcattatattaatgataaatattataaatatgtttatgctTTCGGATTTAATGGGTACTcaaacgggtaccgggtattacccgaccctaatccgaacccacgggtattagaaaatagaacccaatagagttttataggcaaactcgtacccaaaccgaacccaaTTTTTCAGATCGAGTTCCaggttgggtattcgggtacgaTTTTTATGCCCAACCCTACTTCGATCAAACATAGAACAAGATTGACTGAATAATTGGTGGGTTGAGCCAGGCCCGTGCAGTAGTGCAACGCATGGGCGACTCGTGAAAGACCAGGTAGCAAGCTACCTTAATAGGCTTTCTCCCTTAAAAGATAGAGTTAATATCGTGTGAGCCGATGGCCCACATATCagatattaaactgataagaacagataCTACACTTGATCTTAGCCAAAAGGCCGAGAAAGGTATGATTTGTAAGTTGTGCTCGGCTTCTTATTTATACTACCAAGGCTATGACCAACGCTCTGTAACTTATCGATGTGGGACTTTAGAAAATTAGATTCTTTACGCATCTATGAACAAACCGccttttttttaaagacaatcAATTGCTCACGCTGCATCCAGAATGTTCAACGAACCAACACATGCTAAGCCTAGACTTCCCAAAGTTAGTTATTATACCACGACATGTTTTTTGATGTCATATTGACCATGTCTCTGTACCTAAATTCTTACTGTGCACTATAACTGCAGACTGCAGTTTATACAGCAAAAGTGCCCGGTACAATGGACGTCTGTGAACTGAGCAGCATATATCTCTCATCTTACAGTAATACTTCAAGAGAAGATAAAAGCAGGTAACAAATTTCTAGATATATACTCTGTCTTTGAATTagctgccaaaaaaaagaacaaaacataaagaaattTACATACAGCACTTAAACATGTATAATACCAGAGTTTGGTAAGTTTCAGAATTGATTTCCCTAAACTCTCGTTAAATCTGATGAATACAGataaaaatcaagaacaaaccaaataacaaaGCCAAAAGTAGCCCTGTGAATGAGTTCTAGAGCCTCCCCTACTCTTCCATGCCAAATCAAACCCACTATACCTTATAAACCCCATCAGTTTCTTTCTCAACTATATATAAACCAGTTGAATAGCTATGCAGGCAGTCATTTTACACAAGACTCGAGctataaaaaggaaaagaaagataCCATCTCGCTGTGATTCACAGTTATGTCCTTAATGTCTTAACAATATCACGCCAATCCATTTTAAAATGCATTGAACACAACAGCCCACTTACTTAAGATTGAACATAGAATAAAATTGACTGAATAATTGGTGGGTTGAGCCAGGCCCGTGCAGTAGTGCAACGCATGGGCGACTCCCGAAAGCTCAGATAGCAAGCTATCCTGGCGAGCTTTCACccttaaaaaatagagttaatatcGTGCAAGTCGATGACGAGCATATCagatattaaactgataagaacagataCTACACTTGATCTTAGCCAAAAGGCCGAGAAAGGTATGATTTGAAAGTAATGCTCGGCTTTTTATTTATACTACCAAGGTTATGACCAACTATCTTTAACTTGTCGATGTGGGACTTTAGATAATAAGATTCTTTACACAATCTATGTGCAAAGTAAACCGCCtattttaaagacaatatcTATTTGCTCAAGCTGCATCAACGCtctttaaacaaaacataaagaaacaGCAGCTTCTAAACACGCATAAAACCAGAGTTTGATAAGCTTCAGAATTGATTTCCCTTTTAACAAAcgaaataacaaaaccaaacgtAGCCCTGTGAATGAGTTGTAGAGCCTTCTCTACTCTCCCATGCCAAACCAATCCCAGGATATCGTATAATCCCCCATATATCAGTTTCTTTCTGAACTATATAAGCCAGTTGAATAGCTGTGTAGGCAGCCATTTTACACATGACtcgaaaaaaaagataaagccATCTTGTTGATTCACAGGTATGCCCTTATCACGTCTTATCAATATCATGCCAatccatatacatattttttaattgcaTTAATCACCACAGCCCACTTACTTTAAGTTCCTTATGTAATACTATAAGATCTCGTGTGTTGTGTTCATAGAAAAGGACTTACCTTTGTTGATGCAAAACCATATcacaatttaaatataaagagCCTCACCAAGGCAATAGACCTGAGAAGTAACTCACTAAGACCACAGAACTGATcataagacaaacaaaacattcattttttccaaaatttaagGACCAAACATAAATACATCAGATTGTAGTCATACGCACGCTGTTTACTAAAACAGCTTTGGATCAACCCAACCCAACACAACGTTGTCGTTTGTACTttgtccaaaagaaaaagactaaaacCACAATCCAAATCCGGATTAGTCGCCGTCACGATTCCATCATTGATGACGTCTAAATGTAATCACACATCTGTAGATAAGGGATACATCCCAATAGCGTCTAGGTTTAGAGCAGTTTCCAGATTTTGACTTTCAAGAATGCAATCATTTTGACTGTTACTTTGACTTTCTTTTTGGTTCATATGTATTTAGTCCATTCTTTCTAATACTATTCTCCACGTGCTCATTTACGTTCCAAAAGTCAATAAAAAATCACGAAGCcaccaatgaaaaaattatgtgcaactaaagatttttaaaacattttataactGGAATACATTTGGCAGACCAAAGagaattattagttttatttaacaaaaatgtgACTTGTCGGTtaccaaaccaaagaaaatgcGACTGTTAGTAGTCTAGTCTATAATATCTTAACATGTTGTTGTCCTTGTCAAACCAGCAATGCTGCTTAGATTTATTTGAATAGAAAGTTTTTAAACGACTTAcctttttttgggtcaaataaaaaaaagtcaactaCTCTGAAACCTTCTTTATTTTTGCTTATAAATACATTACTCCATGAATACGTTACAAAAGATCTTACTCTCCTTCTCACATTTTCTAGGTGAACCaacaaaccaaccaaaacctaaaaaaaatctctacTTCGCTCTGTCgtgttcttttctcttctcgACATACAACAATCAGAATAAGAAACATGAAGAGAGACCGGTACGATTACGAAGAATCCGTGAAGCATATAGACATTGTGAAAAGTCTAATGATGTTATCTCAGAGTTTTGTTGTCAAACAAATCGATGTAAAGCAATCTACCGGAAGCAAAACCAATCATAACAACCACTTCGAATGCAAAACGTGTAACCGGAAGTTTGATTCGTTCCAAGCTCTCGGAGGTCATAGAGCTAGCCACAAGAAACCTAAGATGAGCGTTGACCAAGAACAGGTGAAGCATCGTAACAATGAGAATGATATGCACAAGTGTTCAATCTGCGATCAAATTTTTGGTACCGGTCAAGCTCTAGGCGGTCATATGAGAAAGCATAGAGCGAGCATGATGACCGAACAATCGGTTATCCCTTCTCCTCTTGTTTATTCCAGACCGGTTTTGAATCGATGCAGTAGCAGCAAGAAGATCTTGGACTTGAATCTAACTCCATTGGAGAATGATCTTGTGTTTATCTTTGGGAAGAATTTGGTTCCGCAAATTGATTTGAAGTTTGTGAATTAGTAggctttttcatttatttaatttttgtaatttttctctCTTGCCAAACATTATTTCATTCTTTATGTCATGTATGTAAAACACAATctgtttgaataaattatttgaattcTTTCAATGAGtgataaaatattaattgttcAATCAGGACTATTTTCGAACCTACACCAAACACACCCATTCACAATAAAACAGATTTCAATTTAAGGCTTCGGTAAACACTTAACTCCTAACATACGAGACCAGGCTCCCTCACTAAAACCTTTTAACATGGATGGTATAAAAGTCGTACCAGTTTCAGAGTATAATTcaataagaagaagatcatTGGTGTGCTACTGATAAACTGATATATTAGATGTCAGAGAATCCATCCCGGAAAATATGGAATTTGAATTGTGTCCTTCAGGACACTATACCATTAGGGGGAAAGAGAGAAATTCAAAGAATACGTAGAAACACCAACATCTcataaaagcaaaagaagattgatttcttttcctttttttttgttctttccaaaggtaaaaaaaaataccatacGTCTCTTTTCACTAGCTGGATTCTTGATGGCCACTAGCCGCAACATGCTGATTTCTGAGTAGCTTGCGATGTTCCTGCACCTTGGTCCGATTggttgattttgattgtttgtggCTACAAAATGATAAGAACAATCCGGCCATGTTAAAATCGTTGATACACACCGTAATTGTGATTTTACTCAATACTTCAGGGATTTATCTTGGGATACTAAAGCTCTAAACTTGTTACTCTATAGATCCTAATTGCaatgtatgatgatgatgagggtGATAATAAAATCTAAAGCTCAAACGTACCTCAGCCTTTGCATCAGTATCTgcaagtctttgcttaatgtcTTTAGCAATTGAGAAGAAAACTTCTTCAACGTTTAAGTTAGTCTTGGCACTCTGCAAGAGAAAACTCATCGAggttaaccaaaacaaaatcatacgATTAGTAggagaaaaaatcaaatcgagAACCACAACGTTCAGTCTCGAAAAACTTGATTCCGTATTCATCTGCAAGAGCTTGGCCCTTAGATGTTGGCACAGCctggagaaacaaaacaaatcggTGTATCagccaaagaaaaaagaaaaaacataaaatagacTAGTACGAAGATACAAGGGAAGGGTGAAAGAGAGACTGACTCTTTTGCTTTCATCCATATCAGCTTTGTTCCCAACTAAAATCTTGTTGACATTATCAGAAGCGTGCTGCTCAATGTTACGGATCCAATTCCTGATGTCTGGAgttgaagaaaaacaaaggattGAAAGGATCGAAGAGAAGAGATTAGTTgaatagatataaaaaaaaacagactggGAAAATATGAACTTTAGAACTAATTGCAAAGTACAAGGGCCTAGAACAGAACTAATCAGACTGCAATGTAAAAGCTAAGAAAGTCAGTACTGTTGAAAGATGATTCATCAGTGACATCATACACAAGCAAAATGCCCATGGCTCCACGGTAGTAAGCTGCAATAAGAACAAACCAATTAGGTGAATAATTCAGAAACGATgcataaacaagtaaacaacagtTACGAGAAACTGAAAAGCAAAGGGGCATATCCTAAAGCAAAATCGAAGACACACCAGTTGTGATAGTGCGGAACCGCTCCTGTCCTGCAGTATCCCAGATCTGCAACTTAATTCTCTTCCCATCGAGCTCTATAGTCCTTATCTTGAAATCAATACTGTCAAATACAAAACACAACTTAAGTGGGGGGGAACAGACAACCACATAGGGAACGTGTTAACAGACAATGACATACCCAATAGTTGTAATGAAACTGGTTGTAAACGAGCCATCAGAGAAACGTAAGAGGAGGCAACTCTTACCCACACCTGGTACAAGAGATATACAAAGAAGAGACTTTTGAATAAACCATTGGAACATCATGAAAACAGTTACAGCTATcaataaaaaggaaacaatcaaTAAATTTGTCTCAAGGGGGTACATACAATGTTAAGACCTAGTCTAAACCATTTGCGACAAATTCTGAATCAACATACATTCTAAGCTGATGAAATTCAAATAAGTGTAATATGTGTTACTAAATCACATTATGGACTAATCGTAAATGGACGATCCAAAATCTCAAAGCGTATCAACAAGGGAATCATGAGAAAGGTAAAGAAACGGACTGAATGAAAAATGCAAGGAACAAAGGCAAAAGATGACGATCTGAATGATGAAGGAAACATACCGCTGTCTCCGATCAACAGAAGTTTAATGAGGTAATCGTAATCAGCACGAGCTCTAGCAGGAGGAGCAGCCATCTCTTACACAAAATCAAAGTTCTAGCTGGATAAACAAATCAACACTGGTACGTAAGCCATAGGGAGAGACAAATTCAAATCGAGAATCATGAACGTATAaaacactgaaaaaaaaatcgaaaggGAGAAGAAGTACCAGATCTAACTCAGGGAAGACGAATCGTCGGAACGGAGCAAGACAGTCACCGGACGGGcgttgaattgtttttttattcttctccCGATCGGATTTTTTCGGAGATtcagaagagttttttttttttttttttttNTGgtttgagagaagaaggagaaggagagggaATAGATCTGGACCGTTAGATCTTGTTCGTGATGGAGATCTGTGTTTTAGCCGGGCGCGTGGTCTTCGGTTACGGTTTTGATAAAACACTTAATACGTTGccgttttgatatatatttttgaataacgGGCCTTGGGCTACTTTTGTGTGCGACAAATCTATGATTTTAGCACCCAACCCAACAGAAATTATCCAAATCGGAATACGCGACTCAACTTGTGCGATACGAGATATTGatggcttctttttttttaacttagcGTGTGCGTCAAAGGATCCAAACAAAAAGTTGAAAGCATGCATCTTACTTAACCCGTACTGGTTAAGAGGGAAATGTGCGTAATTTTCAGTTGAAAACAATATTACGAGCTAATGGTTTAGTTAACCCTGTTGTGTTGTTTGACGGGGTGGTTCCGATCCAAAACTTTTGTGGCATATTATTTCGTTGACTTTCAATAGTTCTTTTCATAGTTTAAGCAactaaaaggtttttaaaagttgattgCATCCCTTCATTTGTAAATCAACGTATAAACTTGAACTGGCATAATCCTCCAACAAACTCACAACGTGACGCAAAGGTGAAAGGTTAGGCAAAAAGAGAGAGTTGATCGATTGACAAATTGGTAAAGATgattgaaaatatgaaaaataatgtcGTCGGTGTCAAGCAAAATAGTCAGGCCAAGAATAAAGCGTTGGATAGGGATATTCTTACAATGATCCTACGTAGCATCTACTGTATTGCATGAGCATCCGTTACTCAACCCCATCCAACGATCATCCTCTGCGTACAGGTCCACAGGTTCACTTTCGGACCAACCAATAAGTGAATGACACGACGTAAGCCTTTTCTAAATTACGCGATCTAGTTTCCTTTTTCCGTATGGATACGATACGAAGAGTGTTTTCCATCGACATTAAAGGAAACTTTAACCATTAAgtgaaatcatatattttccaGATTTGTTTTGAATGTAAATTTCCAATTACtgtaaaacctttataaattaatactttataaattaataatcactataaattaataaattttgctggtcccaagtcgggttattgtcaataatgctttataaatattacaagttcaattcctaaaccataaaatttataacatccgaaagtttaatcttatgttgctataattgttccaattcataatttaaaaaaaaaaataaacaattaaaaatatatctataaattaataattattaatttacactataaaataataattattaatttatagataaattaatattattataaattaataaaacgttttggtcccaacattattaatttatagaggttttactgtagtacGTCGAGTGTGAtcgttttgtttaatgttttatccaaagtCAGAAACATgatatccaatatatatattatccaacACCGTTGTATTTAAGGAAATCTAAATTTACGCAATTAATTAGGATACTGTTTATCCAAATTTATCCAGTTTTTGTGGATAATCATATCTACATTATCCaaatttttaacaataaaaaaatacattatccAAATTCTTGCCAAAATAAATAAGTCAGAAACATATTATTATCCAACACCGTACATTCGAACTTATTGGCTGCAAATGGTATTTATTTGGGAACACACACGTGTATATTAGTAGGACAAACATAATTAcagtatattgttttttatttacaaaaaaaatcataaacggTGCTTAGTTGCTTGTAATAATGTCAAAAACGAAATATTCATGAGTTGTAAACGAGAAACAgaataaaataacaatttgaatataaccaaaatcactagtgattttcttttccaaagatTATTGTTACCAGAATAATTATAagtaactaatttatttttttgtgacatcattgttataaaaaaactattttattatatattgacATCCTATACGTATATATTTTTCGTTTgaattagagaaagaaaaaagaaaacgaatatTCACTTGACAGATTACAtatgcttttcttttaattgcAGTTTGTAATCCACCGACAGATAAAAATCAAGATGTTGTCGTCATAAATCTGAACACGAATATTTCCAGTGCACTCGCTAGCACCTGATCTCAGCTCTATCTCTTAAGCATATTCCCTATTTAACTGTAGCTAACGGAGACTTAACGTGGACTCCTCGCAATCCGAGTCACGTAGCCAGACCTTACGTTGACCCCACCGCCGTTAGGAATTCCGTCtatatctctttctctatcaTCCAATAATATTTCGACATGTTTACACAAGTCGGATCAGGACATATTCCAAAAGtaaagagattttatttttatttggtaatgcattttatttattaattatttttccttccaaaatattaatattcatgGAGCCTTCAAATAgcacagaaacagagagagagaacagagcGGGAACGCGTCTAGTTCTATACAGCTTTCTAATCTCCTTTagctttcctctctctctctctctctctctctctctctctttacatcGGTGTGTGCTTCTTCTCGGTTTCACTCTTCTTGAGATCTGtgcctttgtttctttttcattcaaACGCTTTTGCTCTCGGTAGATTTGTTCACTTCGCTCAGGTACGGATTTCGAAATGCTCTTCAATCagatttgttctttctttcatcaCCAGGTTTCTAGTGTTTGTGTTGGTTGTCTTAATCTGCTTAGATAAACAATGAGAGATAGCTTATAGGGGGGCTTTGTAATCTGTAGATCTGAGTTGGGTTCGAAAAAGATTCACACTTTTTGATTTCTA
The Camelina sativa cultivar DH55 chromosome 6, Cs, whole genome shotgun sequence genome window above contains:
- the LOC104791628 gene encoding zinc finger protein ZAT11-like → MKRDRYDYEESVKHIDIVKSLMMLSQSFVVKQIDVKQSTGSKTNHNNHFECKTCNRKFDSFQALGGHRASHKKPKMSVDQEQVKHRNNENDMHKCSICDQIFGTGQALGGHMRKHRASMMTEQSVIPSPLVYSRPVLNRCSSSKKILDLNLTPLENDLVFIFGKNLVPQIDLKFVN
- the LOC104791629 gene encoding ras-related protein RABE1a, which translates into the protein MAAPPARARADYDYLIKLLLIGDSGVGKSCLLLRFSDGSFTTSFITTIGIDFKIRTIELDGKRIKLQIWDTAGQERFRTITTAYYRGAMGILLVYDVTDESSFNNIRNWIRNIEQHASDNVNKILVGNKADMDESKRAVPTSKGQALADEYGIKFFETSAKTNLNVEEVFFSIAKDIKQRLADTDAKAEPQTIKINQSDQGAGTSQATQKSACCG